One Tolypothrix bouteillei VB521301 DNA window includes the following coding sequences:
- a CDS encoding cytochrome c oxidase subunit II, giving the protein MVRFLEYLLIVVYIAVLLGVSHWIGQQAYSWMPLEATVEAQKVDSLFSFLVSIGAFIILGLVGMMVYSVLFFRASKHDYSEGHPSRGDIRLEILWTATPTVLVLWIAFQGFNIYQQLNILGLEQIVHLHVPLESEPAYAISSDDKPKPNVETIDVFAKQWDWSFRYPNNVTSHELHLPVNRRTRLNLHAREVLHSFYVPEFRLQQYIVPGRNIEIVLTPTRTGTYHLKDSLFSGTYFALMKTNVHVESLEQYNRWLARAEHEPTTINEQAIAEHTQPPKTFFRSGWYTVAPTQPPIATERKVMNDT; this is encoded by the coding sequence ATGGTTAGGTTTCTGGAATATCTATTAATAGTTGTTTATATTGCAGTGTTGCTCGGCGTCAGCCATTGGATTGGGCAGCAAGCATATTCGTGGATGCCACTTGAGGCAACAGTAGAAGCCCAAAAGGTCGATAGTCTATTTAGCTTCTTAGTCTCAATTGGCGCATTTATTATTCTTGGGCTTGTGGGGATGATGGTGTACTCGGTACTTTTCTTCCGAGCATCCAAGCATGACTACAGCGAAGGACACCCATCTAGAGGTGATATCAGGCTGGAGATTCTGTGGACGGCAACTCCAACTGTGCTGGTGTTGTGGATCGCTTTTCAAGGGTTCAATATTTATCAGCAATTAAATATTCTGGGTTTAGAGCAAATTGTACATTTGCATGTGCCTCTAGAATCTGAACCAGCTTATGCCATCTCTAGCGATGATAAACCCAAACCCAATGTGGAAACTATTGATGTTTTCGCAAAGCAGTGGGATTGGTCTTTCCGCTACCCTAACAATGTGACCAGTCATGAATTGCACCTCCCGGTTAATCGCCGCACCCGTCTAAACTTGCATGCCCGAGAAGTGCTCCACAGTTTTTACGTCCCTGAGTTCCGCTTGCAGCAGTATATTGTCCCCGGACGCAACATTGAGATCGTGCTAACACCTACTCGCACGGGCACGTACCATTTAAAAGATTCTCTATTCAGCGGTACTTATTTTGCTTTGATGAAGACTAACGTACACGTTGAATCCCTCGAGCAATATAACCGATGGCTTGCCCGAGCAGAACACGAACCAACAACCATCAACGAGCAGGCGATCGCCGAGCATACCCAACCACCAAAAACATTCTTTAGGAGCGGCTGGTACACTGTTGCACCGACTCAACCTCCTATTGCAACTGAAAGGAAAGTAATGAATGACACATAA
- a CDS encoding DUF2231 domain-containing protein, translating to MNSQLIDTLGLKLGANGLPYEIPMHPKLVHLTLGLFIIAILFDIAGALFAIERPIFKFLGLAAIRSGFFDVGWYNLAGAATITFFTVAAGFFELLLANPTIDRESAWGLSASWTMLLHGLGGVLLLGIIVGMAVWRGLQRYYWRKETSRQVQWSYLVVGIAILGILYVHGTLGAQLGEEFGIHVTAAKLLQQGINPNLVLK from the coding sequence ATGAACTCACAACTTATAGATACTTTGGGGTTGAAGTTGGGTGCTAACGGGTTGCCTTACGAAATTCCCATGCATCCAAAACTAGTGCATCTGACCTTAGGTTTATTTATTATTGCGATATTATTTGATATAGCAGGAGCGCTTTTTGCCATAGAACGACCAATCTTCAAATTTTTAGGTCTGGCTGCCATCCGTTCTGGTTTCTTTGATGTTGGCTGGTACAATCTTGCAGGAGCAGCCACTATCACATTTTTCACTGTTGCTGCAGGTTTTTTTGAGTTGCTGCTAGCCAACCCAACTATCGATCGAGAGAGTGCTTGGGGATTAAGTGCTTCTTGGACGATGCTTTTGCATGGTTTGGGTGGTGTCTTACTGTTGGGAATCATCGTGGGAATGGCTGTATGGAGAGGTTTGCAACGCTACTACTGGCGGAAGGAAACTTCGAGGCAAGTGCAGTGGAGTTACTTGGTGGTAGGTATCGCGATACTGGGTATTTTATATGTCCATGGAACTTTAGGGGCACAATTGGGAGAGGAATTTGGCATTCACGTGACCGCTGCTAAGTTACTTCAACAGGGTATCAACCCAAACTTGGTGCTTAAATAG
- a CDS encoding DUF2231 domain-containing protein, with translation MPALPLNSQNLPYPDPLHPIIVHFVIAMVLFSFLCDVAGYFSHNVRLFEVGFWNMFVAAIAIFVAIIFGQFEAGLAQVYEAVQPTLNFHTLMGWALGAIVAAIAAWRFVIRNRNPLKVPPAYLGVATFLICLVFLQVYLGSKLFWVYGLHVEPVVEAMKRGIST, from the coding sequence ATGCCCGCTCTACCACTTAATAGCCAAAATCTCCCGTACCCCGATCCCCTACACCCCATCATTGTCCATTTCGTAATTGCAATGGTGTTGTTTTCCTTCTTGTGCGATGTGGCAGGTTATTTTAGCCACAACGTGCGTTTGTTTGAGGTAGGGTTCTGGAATATGTTTGTCGCGGCGATCGCGATTTTTGTAGCAATAATTTTTGGACAGTTTGAAGCGGGTCTGGCACAAGTCTATGAAGCAGTTCAGCCAACACTCAATTTTCACACGCTTATGGGTTGGGCGCTTGGGGCGATTGTTGCCGCTATTGCAGCTTGGCGTTTTGTGATTCGCAATCGCAATCCCTTGAAGGTACCGCCTGCTTACCTTGGTGTTGCAACCTTTTTAATTTGCCTTGTTTTCTTGCAAGTCTATTTGGGGAGCAAGCTATTTTGGGTGTATGGGTTGCACGTAGAGCCTGTCGTTGAAGCCATGAAGCGGGGAATTTCGACATGA
- a CDS encoding ATP-binding protein: MVNAIQSTPSGGKVIVFLEENEFYALIKVQDTGVGIALENQQQIFARFYRVDRSRKKGGSGLGLAIAPAIVDVNASLGSG, translated from the coding sequence ATTGTTAATGCAATTCAATCCACACCTAGTGGAGGAAAAGTTATTGTTTTTTTGGAAGAAAATGAGTTTTACGCCCTTATCAAAGTTCAAGATACAGGAGTTGGTATTGCACTAGAAAATCAACAGCAAATTTTCGCTCGCTTTTATCGAGTCGATCGCTCCCGTAAGAAGGGTGGTTCGGGTTTAGGTTTAGCGATCGCTCCGGCGATTGTGGATGTCAATGCTTCGTTGGGGTCAGGATAA
- a CDS encoding alkaline phosphatase D family protein, translating to MRVLNHRTFERFLNSKVNRRNLILGAGALTGFAIANQFQQRVLAQVKFSSYPFTLGVASGEPYPTSVILWTRLAPEPLNGGGMPQVNVPIHWEVATDSNMRNIVAKGTEIAIPELAHSVRVEVNQLKPETWYWYRFTSGTEESPIGRTRTAPRRESNVSKLAFALANCQQYQTGYYTAYKYMAQEDLDLVVHVGDYIYEGAIAPNAIRNYTSTEIFTLEDYRNRHALYKTDENLQAAHAAFPWIVTWDDHEVENNYANDISEIDNEPDQDPAVFLQRRAFAYQAYYEHMPLRPFSRPSGPDMQLYRRLEFGKLATFHVLDTRQYRTDQPCGDGTKERCPEVFDSNATITGQRQENWLYRGLDRSQAQWNVIAQQVMVAQRDLTPGPGQTFSMDKWDGYYASQRRLMNFLEQRKPSNPIVLTGDVHNNWAIDLKADFDNPESATVGSEFVGTSITSGGDGADSNPTVEAYLPDNPHIKFFNNQRGYVRFTITPELWTSDYKVLSNVTTPFGTLSNRATFVVENGRPGIQSA from the coding sequence ATGAGAGTGTTAAATCACAGAACTTTTGAGCGGTTTCTTAATAGTAAAGTCAACAGACGTAATTTAATCCTAGGGGCGGGAGCATTAACTGGGTTCGCGATCGCCAATCAATTCCAACAAAGAGTACTTGCCCAAGTCAAATTTTCGAGTTACCCTTTTACACTTGGCGTAGCGTCTGGAGAACCCTATCCAACCAGCGTGATTCTGTGGACGCGTCTAGCGCCCGAACCCTTAAATGGGGGTGGAATGCCACAAGTTAACGTCCCAATTCACTGGGAAGTGGCAACCGACTCCAATATGAGAAATATAGTAGCAAAAGGTACCGAAATTGCTATTCCAGAACTGGCTCACTCAGTGCGAGTTGAGGTTAATCAACTCAAACCAGAAACCTGGTACTGGTATCGGTTCACATCTGGCACTGAGGAAAGCCCTATCGGTCGTACTCGCACAGCCCCAAGAAGAGAAAGCAATGTCAGTAAATTAGCCTTTGCTCTTGCCAATTGTCAGCAGTATCAAACAGGATACTACACGGCATATAAATACATGGCGCAAGAAGACTTGGACTTGGTAGTGCATGTAGGTGACTACATTTATGAAGGAGCGATCGCACCAAATGCAATCAGAAATTATACTAGTACTGAGATTTTCACTCTAGAAGATTATCGCAATCGTCATGCTCTGTATAAGACTGATGAAAATTTGCAAGCAGCTCATGCCGCGTTTCCTTGGATTGTCACTTGGGATGACCACGAAGTAGAAAATAACTACGCCAACGATATCTCCGAAATCGACAACGAACCAGACCAAGATCCGGCTGTCTTCCTACAACGACGAGCGTTTGCTTATCAAGCATACTACGAGCATATGCCGCTACGACCCTTCTCAAGACCATCGGGACCAGATATGCAACTTTACCGTCGGCTTGAGTTTGGTAAGCTAGCAACCTTCCACGTGCTAGATACCCGTCAGTACCGCACAGATCAGCCTTGTGGAGATGGTACCAAAGAACGTTGTCCAGAGGTTTTTGACTCCAACGCCACAATTACCGGTCAGCGTCAAGAAAATTGGCTCTACCGTGGTTTAGACCGCTCCCAGGCTCAATGGAACGTAATTGCTCAGCAGGTTATGGTAGCTCAGAGAGACTTGACACCCGGACCCGGTCAAACGTTCAGCATGGATAAGTGGGATGGGTACTACGCTTCTCAAAGACGACTGATGAATTTCTTGGAACAGCGCAAACCCTCCAATCCCATCGTGTTGACAGGAGATGTGCATAACAACTGGGCGATCGATCTAAAAGCTGACTTTGATAACCCAGAATCAGCAACAGTCGGAAGCGAATTCGTTGGTACCTCGATTACCTCTGGTGGCGATGGCGCAGACTCAAACCCAACAGTTGAAGCTTACTTACCCGACAATCCCCACATTAAGTTCTTCAACAACCAAAGGGGTTATGTTCGTTTTACAATCACTCCTGAACTTTGGACATCAGATTATAAAGTCTTGTCAAACGTGACAACCCCATTTGGCACACTCAGCAACCGTGCAACCTTTGTAGTTGAAAACGGTCGTCCTGGTATACAGTCAGCTTGA
- a CDS encoding RNA-guided endonuclease InsQ/TnpB family protein has translation MLDVLKVRIYPNKEQEISLAKSFGCSRFVWNFYLNKTNTQYEETGKGMTYCQMAKDLTQLKKLANHEWLQEPTAAVLQQSLKNLESAFKNFFAKRTGFPRFKSKHSKQSIRFPESCSIKSGNLKLPKLGLVKASFSKSVNGKIKSVTVSKTSTDKYFAAILFETDRLATAKQGKISGIDLGLNSLVTVFDGETCYKVDPIKPTRKYSKRLRIRQKALSRKVKGSNNRRKAIKVVAKVHEKISNTRQDFLHKLSRKLVDDNQVIVAENLCIKGLARTKLAKSIHDAGFGMLLNFISYKLERAEGNFIQVDRFFPSTKLCSCCGHKNDLLPLSIREWICPSCQTTHDRDENASRNLRTEGIRILSTNTVGHTEIQACGEAVRLFGTCAKKRQCGLGVSPSGATAVRVSEKQESPATLR, from the coding sequence ATGTTAGACGTACTGAAGGTCAGAATTTACCCAAACAAAGAGCAAGAAATATCTTTGGCTAAAAGCTTTGGATGTTCCCGCTTTGTTTGGAATTTCTACCTCAATAAAACTAATACTCAATATGAAGAAACGGGTAAGGGCATGACTTACTGTCAGATGGCTAAAGATCTTACCCAGTTGAAGAAACTGGCTAATCATGAATGGTTGCAAGAACCAACTGCTGCCGTCCTACAACAGTCACTCAAGAATTTAGAATCTGCGTTTAAAAACTTTTTTGCAAAACGCACTGGATTTCCAAGATTCAAGAGCAAACATTCTAAACAGTCAATTCGATTTCCTGAAAGTTGCTCAATTAAAAGTGGTAATTTAAAGCTCCCCAAACTTGGATTAGTAAAAGCCAGTTTCTCTAAAAGCGTCAATGGCAAAATCAAATCCGTAACTGTTTCTAAGACAAGTACAGATAAATATTTTGCGGCGATACTGTTCGAGACTGATAGGTTAGCTACTGCAAAGCAGGGGAAGATATCAGGAATCGACCTTGGGCTAAATAGTCTAGTAACTGTCTTTGATGGTGAAACCTGTTACAAAGTTGACCCAATCAAACCCACGAGAAAATACTCCAAGCGACTGCGAATTAGGCAGAAAGCTTTATCTCGTAAGGTAAAGGGGTCTAACAATAGGCGTAAGGCAATCAAAGTAGTCGCTAAAGTTCACGAAAAAATATCAAACACAAGACAAGATTTTCTCCATAAACTCTCACGAAAGTTAGTTGACGACAACCAAGTCATAGTAGCTGAGAACCTTTGTATTAAAGGATTAGCGCGTACCAAATTAGCCAAGTCAATACATGATGCTGGTTTTGGAATGCTGCTTAATTTCATAAGCTACAAACTAGAGAGAGCAGAAGGTAACTTCATCCAAGTTGACAGATTCTTTCCCAGTACAAAGCTTTGTTCATGTTGTGGTCACAAAAATGATTTGCTCCCTTTAAGTATCCGTGAGTGGATTTGTCCAAGTTGCCAAACAACCCATGATAGGGATGAAAATGCCTCACGGAACTTGAGAACAGAGGGGATAAGAATATTGTCAACAAATACGGTAGGACATACCGAAATTCAAGCTTGTGGAGAAGCAGTAAGACTCTTTGGTACTTGTGCCAAAAAGAGGCAGTGCGGTCTTGGGGTTTCCCCAAGTGGAGCAACTGCCGTGCGTGTTTCCGAGAAACAAGAATCTCCCGCTACATTGCGTTAG
- the tnpA gene encoding IS200/IS605 family transposase has translation MYNHGFRSVYRLNAHIVLVVKYRRKAINAEILNRLKEIITDTLQKWDCTLLEFNGEADHVHLLIDYKPDKPLSTLIGNIKTVSSRLIPKEFPWLAKKYFDNKPYFWTGAYFVASCGGVTVEQLKNYVENL, from the coding sequence ATGTACAATCATGGTTTTAGGTCTGTTTACAGACTTAACGCTCATATCGTTTTAGTTGTGAAGTACCGCAGAAAAGCTATTAACGCAGAAATCCTAAACAGGTTGAAAGAAATAATTACGGATACCCTCCAAAAGTGGGACTGTACTTTGCTGGAGTTTAATGGCGAGGCAGATCATGTACACTTATTAATTGATTACAAACCTGACAAACCACTCTCAACCCTGATTGGCAACATCAAAACAGTGAGCAGTAGATTAATTCCCAAAGAGTTTCCTTGGTTGGCTAAAAAATACTTTGACAACAAGCCTTACTTCTGGACTGGTGCGTATTTTGTAGCTAGTTGTGGAGGTGTCACGGTTGAGCAATTAAAGAATTACGTTGAGAACCTTTGA
- a CDS encoding cation:proton antiporter gives MIAESAMSEEVLRANLTQFLLVLAVSLSVATLPQIFSWFRQIPYTLLLVIVGLGLAFADIRLVNLSPELILLIFLPPLLFEAAWNLKWSDLKRDLLPICLYAVVGVVIAIAGVAIGLNQFAGLSLSTALLIGASLSATDPVSVTALFRELGVPNRLTTLMEGESLFNDGMAVVAFTFLVGLSLGNAELGLQPILVQMFAVVGIGVAVGGLIGFGISYATQRFDLPLVEQSLTLVAAYGTYLMTEDLGGSGVIGVVTAGLILGNFGSRIGMNPRTRLIVSEFWEFIAFFVNSIVFLLIGDQVRFASLKENITIIAVTLGAMILMRAIAILLLSKLSNLLQAPKIPLPDQTVLWWGGLRGSVSIALALSVPTIIQEREKIIATVFGVVLFTLLFQGLTTKPLLQKLHLLGDLPLRQHYIELISRQTALNRVLQYLAQVNNRPGIEPEFYRYQETLVKEEIKRLEAEIDSLHNEYPNLQSFTNEQLKTEILAVEANTYAEFVRSGWLNRELSPFLYEVDNNQ, from the coding sequence ATGATAGCTGAGTCTGCAATGAGCGAAGAAGTGTTAAGAGCAAATCTGACACAGTTTCTTTTAGTGCTTGCGGTTTCTTTAAGCGTAGCAACGTTACCGCAAATCTTTAGTTGGTTTCGTCAAATACCTTACACCTTACTGCTAGTGATTGTAGGGTTGGGATTGGCTTTTGCCGATATCCGGTTGGTGAATCTTTCTCCTGAATTGATTTTGTTGATTTTTCTACCGCCTTTATTGTTTGAAGCAGCATGGAATTTAAAATGGTCAGACTTAAAGCGGGATTTGCTACCAATTTGTCTGTACGCAGTCGTTGGGGTAGTCATTGCGATTGCAGGCGTGGCAATAGGTTTAAATCAATTTGCTGGGTTATCATTAAGTACTGCTCTACTCATCGGTGCTAGTCTCTCTGCGACCGATCCAGTCTCAGTGACTGCTTTATTTCGAGAATTGGGTGTTCCCAACCGTCTGACAACACTCATGGAAGGTGAAAGCTTGTTCAATGATGGGATGGCGGTTGTAGCTTTTACTTTTTTGGTAGGGCTCTCTCTGGGAAATGCGGAATTGGGACTCCAACCTATTTTGGTACAGATGTTTGCAGTTGTGGGTATTGGTGTGGCAGTGGGAGGATTAATTGGTTTTGGTATTTCCTATGCAACTCAACGCTTTGATTTACCACTCGTGGAACAGTCCTTAACTTTAGTTGCTGCCTACGGTACTTACCTAATGACTGAAGATTTGGGTGGATCTGGGGTGATTGGAGTTGTGACCGCAGGCTTAATTTTGGGTAACTTTGGCTCTCGCATTGGCATGAATCCACGTACACGGTTGATTGTTTCAGAGTTTTGGGAGTTTATAGCGTTTTTTGTCAACTCGATTGTCTTTCTCTTAATTGGGGATCAGGTGCGGTTTGCAAGTCTGAAGGAGAACATAACTATTATTGCCGTGACATTGGGAGCAATGATTTTGATGCGGGCAATTGCAATCTTGTTGCTTAGCAAGTTAAGTAATCTTTTACAAGCACCAAAAATTCCCTTACCAGACCAGACTGTTCTTTGGTGGGGTGGCTTGCGCGGTTCTGTATCCATCGCTTTGGCATTGAGCGTACCCACAATCATTCAAGAGCGGGAAAAAATTATTGCTACGGTCTTTGGGGTTGTGTTGTTTACTCTGCTATTCCAAGGGTTAACGACTAAACCTTTGTTGCAAAAATTACATCTTTTGGGAGATTTACCTTTGCGTCAGCATTATATAGAGTTAATATCCCGTCAGACTGCTCTAAATCGCGTACTCCAGTATCTAGCTCAAGTTAATAACCGACCGGGAATTGAACCGGAGTTTTACCGCTATCAAGAAACTTTAGTTAAAGAAGAAATCAAGCGATTGGAAGCAGAAATTGACTCTTTACACAATGAATACCCCAATTTGCAAAGCTTCACTAACGAGCAATTAAAAACGGAAATTCTGGCAGTTGAAGCAAACACTTATGCTGAATTTGTCCGTTCGGGTTGGTTAAATCGAGAACTTTCACCGTTTCTCTATGAGGTTGATAACAACCAATAA
- a CDS encoding DUF389 domain-containing protein, producing the protein MANNIRDRFRDWKQKEVKAVQLEELQKSLLDESTLDLSFLTLIVSSCAIATFGLLSNSVAVIIGAMIIAPLMLPIRGLAFGALQGNVILFRKGTIAVVVGTLIAMVIACCLGLIVRMPSYGSEILARSEPTLLDLGVAVAAGSISGYAKIQPKISGSLAGTAIAVALMPPVCVIGLGIAQADWSLSWGATLLYLTNLLGIALSCMVTFLVAGYTSLVQARKPLMWTLALTAILLVPLGVSFARLVRQGQLENSVRRALLNKTVTFQRLQLLGSNTNWLTNPPQVRLSVRAKNPVTPRQVQLLEEFIEREMGQPFTLIFEVGQVEEVRRESQTD; encoded by the coding sequence TTGGCAAATAACATTCGGGATCGTTTCAGAGATTGGAAACAGAAAGAAGTTAAGGCTGTCCAACTCGAAGAGCTACAAAAGTCATTGTTAGACGAATCAACTTTAGATTTGTCTTTCCTGACTTTGATAGTGAGTTCCTGTGCCATTGCCACCTTTGGTCTACTCTCTAACAGTGTCGCTGTCATCATTGGAGCTATGATTATTGCACCTCTAATGCTACCAATCCGGGGGCTAGCCTTTGGTGCTTTGCAAGGTAACGTTATCCTCTTCCGCAAAGGAACGATCGCTGTTGTGGTAGGAACACTCATAGCAATGGTGATTGCCTGTTGTTTGGGTTTGATTGTGCGGATGCCTAGTTACGGTAGCGAGATACTAGCACGTTCTGAACCAACACTGCTAGATTTAGGTGTAGCTGTGGCAGCTGGCAGTATTAGTGGCTACGCAAAGATTCAACCAAAAATTTCTGGGAGTTTGGCGGGAACAGCTATTGCCGTTGCACTGATGCCACCAGTGTGCGTCATTGGCTTGGGAATAGCACAGGCTGACTGGTCCCTCAGTTGGGGAGCTACTTTGCTTTACCTTACCAACCTCTTGGGCATAGCTTTATCTTGCATGGTGACCTTTCTAGTAGCAGGTTATACCTCATTAGTACAGGCAAGAAAACCCCTTATGTGGACTTTAGCTTTGACTGCAATCCTACTGGTTCCCCTAGGTGTGAGCTTTGCCCGTCTTGTGCGACAAGGGCAATTAGAAAATAGCGTTCGGCGAGCGCTGTTGAATAAAACTGTTACATTTCAGCGCTTGCAGTTGCTTGGCAGTAATACTAACTGGCTAACCAATCCCCCCCAAGTACGTCTGAGCGTGCGAGCTAAGAACCCGGTTACGCCTCGACAAGTACAGTTGTTAGAAGAATTTATTGAGCGCGAAATGGGACAACCTTTTACCTTAATATTTGAAGTTGGTCAGGTGGAAGAAGTGCGACGAGAGTCTCAGACAGATTAA
- a CDS encoding response regulator: protein MSYLTPLNGNKPAQIPIQRILIVEDDPVMQLGLTQFFEEYPQFQIVGIAADGYTGVEVAIKLQPHLAIVDIGLPQLDGIAATKQIKANLPNVRVVILTSHSDETEMIAALASGADACCIKGTSLEQLSVAISAAQTGATYLDPLIARRVIEHLKPPAAVSKIGQLSSRELEVLQLIVDGRSNPEIAAELYMSMSTVKTHIRSIMNKLAVNDRVQAAVVALRNGLV from the coding sequence ATGTCATATTTAACACCCCTTAATGGCAACAAACCCGCTCAAATTCCAATACAGCGCATCTTAATAGTGGAAGACGATCCAGTGATGCAATTGGGCTTGACACAGTTTTTTGAAGAATATCCTCAATTTCAAATTGTAGGAATAGCAGCTGATGGTTACACAGGAGTTGAAGTTGCAATCAAACTCCAACCTCATTTGGCAATCGTGGATATTGGTCTTCCTCAGTTAGATGGAATTGCCGCGACAAAGCAAATCAAAGCTAATCTACCGAATGTACGGGTAGTTATCCTGACTTCCCATAGTGATGAAACAGAAATGATTGCTGCTTTAGCCAGTGGTGCTGATGCATGCTGTATCAAGGGTACGAGCTTAGAGCAACTTTCGGTAGCCATAAGTGCTGCTCAAACAGGGGCTACTTATCTAGACCCTTTGATTGCTCGCAGAGTCATTGAACATCTCAAACCCCCAGCTGCTGTCAGTAAGATTGGTCAACTTTCATCGCGGGAATTAGAAGTCTTACAACTCATAGTTGATGGTCGAAGTAACCCGGAAATTGCCGCTGAACTTTATATGAGCATGAGTACCGTCAAAACTCATATCCGAAGTATCATGAACAAACTTGCTGTGAATGACCGAGTTCAGGCAGCTGTAGTAGCATTACGAAATGGACTGGTATAA
- a CDS encoding sensor histidine kinase translates to MNNKLKKNYHRLSFMASQANKLLLTGKATLNSLIHLIRKRLKLLLTPKESAEYKVWRNQFLWRRVGLLLWVAIPIWCCSVLLELYFKFYFQAPANFSKELISLIAKQLDSSIMHDLAVAPLLLTLFALHRTKWGHRYPGMIFLCLSWFATVLQEVIATLNGFALGNDDMWRLVFMAQAVIIPVRPQLHLVSQLGVLAYYVGVNSALGLTPYTENPRLVTGLVSAGWLLMIFWFCFICNLGVYMYERLQQAEFESRRELQVFLYAISHDLRTPLMGNAIVLQNLLKKSDAQVNISVARALECLLEGNSRQINLLNSLQEAYTLEVRGVTLHTMPVQLSTVVASVLDDIEPLLQENRVIVNNLVQADLPLVNADATQLERVFCNLISNALKHNPHSITLTVNASIQGKKILCCVQDNGVGMSQKQCTRVFELYTRGERARFMPGLGIGLYVCQQIITAHGGQIGVTSKLGAGSTFWFTLPCKEE, encoded by the coding sequence GTGAATAATAAACTGAAGAAAAATTACCATCGATTGTCGTTTATGGCATCTCAAGCCAACAAATTACTATTAACAGGCAAAGCAACTCTGAATTCGCTAATTCACTTAATTAGGAAGAGATTGAAGCTTTTGTTGACTCCCAAAGAGTCGGCTGAATACAAAGTCTGGCGAAACCAGTTTCTGTGGCGGCGTGTTGGCTTGTTGTTATGGGTGGCAATCCCCATCTGGTGCTGTAGTGTGCTTTTAGAGCTTTATTTTAAGTTCTACTTTCAAGCACCAGCAAATTTTTCCAAGGAACTCATCTCTTTAATCGCGAAGCAGCTTGATTCCTCAATAATGCATGATTTGGCTGTAGCACCGTTATTACTCACCTTGTTTGCACTCCATAGAACTAAGTGGGGACATCGCTATCCCGGCATGATTTTTCTGTGCCTCTCCTGGTTCGCTACAGTTTTACAAGAAGTCATTGCAACCCTGAACGGTTTTGCTTTGGGAAATGATGATATGTGGCGTCTGGTGTTTATGGCTCAGGCAGTTATTATACCAGTACGTCCTCAGCTGCATTTGGTGTCACAGTTAGGGGTGCTGGCTTACTATGTGGGTGTCAACTCAGCACTTGGCTTGACTCCTTACACCGAAAACCCTCGGCTTGTCACCGGGCTTGTAAGTGCGGGATGGCTATTGATGATATTTTGGTTCTGTTTCATCTGTAACCTAGGTGTATATATGTATGAACGTTTGCAACAAGCTGAATTTGAATCACGCCGGGAATTGCAAGTTTTTTTATATGCTATTTCTCATGATTTACGCACGCCACTCATGGGCAATGCGATCGTCTTGCAAAACTTGTTGAAGAAGTCGGACGCACAGGTAAATATCAGTGTGGCAAGAGCACTAGAGTGTCTGTTGGAAGGAAACTCGCGTCAAATTAATCTACTTAACTCATTACAAGAAGCCTACACTTTGGAAGTGCGTGGAGTGACACTTCATACCATGCCAGTGCAACTCTCTACTGTAGTGGCGTCGGTTCTAGATGATATAGAACCTTTATTGCAGGAAAATCGTGTGATTGTGAACAATCTGGTACAAGCTGATTTACCATTAGTGAATGCTGATGCTACACAACTAGAGCGGGTATTTTGCAACCTGATTTCCAATGCACTTAAACACAATCCCCACTCGATTACTCTGACTGTAAACGCAAGCATTCAAGGTAAGAAAATACTGTGTTGCGTACAGGATAACGGTGTGGGAATGAGCCAAAAGCAGTGTACTAGAGTGTTTGAACTGTATACACGCGGTGAGAGAGCCCGTTTCATGCCCGGTCTGGGTATTGGGCTGTACGTGTGTCAGCAAATTATTACAGCTCATGGCGGACAGATTGGCGTTACCAGCAAATTGGGGGCTGGGTCAACTTTTTGGTTCACGCTACCTTGCAAAGAAGAATAG